In Halopseudomonas xinjiangensis, a single genomic region encodes these proteins:
- the glyS gene encoding glycine--tRNA ligase subunit beta — protein MQAQDFLVELGTEELPPKALKRLAEAFLQGVETGLRDAGLAYEAARYYAAPRRLAVLVERLATQQPDRTSQTDGPPVQAAFDANGLPTQAALGFARKCGVEVDQLDRSGPKLRYVQNIPGQPASELLPGIVDAALAALPIPKRMRWADRKTEFVRPTQWLVMLQGETVIPAEILAQRSGRDSRGHRFHHPDPVQIGSPASYAEDLRQASVLADFAERREMIRSRVEQLAAEQQGKAIIPDDLLDEVTALVEWPVPLVCSFEERFLDVPQEALISTMQDNQKYFCLLDTNGRLLPRFITVANIESDDPAQIVSGNEKVVRPRLTDAEFFYRQDQKQPLETRNQRLANVVFQAQLGSVYDKAVRVSQLAASIASQIGGDAERAARAGLLSKCDLATEMVGEFPELQGIAGYYYARHDGEADDVALALNEQYMPRGAGAELPTTLTGAAVALADKLDTLVGIFGIGMLPTGSKDPYALRRAALGVLRILIEKQLELNLHGALQNAVEQYGDRVTQDGLVAQVQDFIFDRLRARYEDEDIDVAVYQAVRAVAPASPLDFDQRVQAVQAFRRLPDAAALAAANKRVSNILAKAEMGISEAIDPTLLQEGAEQALAASIQHAEQSIAPLTQQREYQRTLETLATLREPVDTYFDQVMVNVEDDAVKANRYALLARLRGLFLGVADISLLG, from the coding sequence ATGCAGGCACAGGATTTTCTGGTAGAGCTGGGCACCGAAGAGTTGCCCCCGAAAGCACTGAAACGTCTGGCTGAAGCCTTCTTGCAGGGCGTTGAGACCGGACTGCGCGACGCAGGCCTGGCCTACGAAGCGGCTCGCTATTACGCTGCGCCGCGCCGTCTGGCTGTGCTGGTCGAGCGACTGGCCACCCAGCAGCCCGACCGCACCAGCCAGACGGATGGACCGCCCGTACAGGCTGCTTTCGACGCTAATGGTCTGCCGACTCAGGCTGCCCTGGGTTTCGCGCGCAAATGTGGCGTGGAAGTCGACCAGCTTGATCGCAGCGGCCCGAAGCTGCGTTACGTGCAGAATATTCCCGGTCAGCCGGCCAGCGAGCTGCTGCCGGGCATCGTCGATGCTGCGCTGGCTGCGCTACCGATCCCCAAGCGCATGCGCTGGGCTGATCGCAAGACCGAATTCGTGCGGCCCACGCAGTGGCTGGTGATGCTGCAGGGCGAGACGGTTATCCCCGCGGAAATCCTTGCCCAGCGCTCGGGCCGCGACTCGCGCGGTCACCGTTTCCATCATCCCGACCCGGTGCAGATCGGCTCGCCCGCCAGCTATGCCGAAGACCTGCGCCAAGCCTCGGTGCTTGCCGATTTCGCCGAGCGTCGCGAGATGATCCGTTCCCGCGTGGAGCAGCTTGCCGCGGAACAACAGGGCAAGGCGATCATCCCTGACGACCTGCTGGATGAAGTGACTGCGCTGGTCGAATGGCCGGTGCCGCTGGTCTGTAGCTTCGAGGAACGCTTCCTCGACGTGCCGCAGGAAGCGCTGATTTCCACCATGCAGGACAACCAGAAATACTTCTGCCTGCTCGACACCAACGGCCGCCTGTTGCCGCGCTTCATCACCGTGGCAAACATCGAAAGCGACGATCCGGCGCAGATCGTTTCCGGCAATGAGAAGGTCGTACGGCCTCGCCTGACCGATGCCGAGTTCTTCTATCGACAGGATCAGAAGCAGCCGCTCGAGACGCGCAATCAGCGTCTGGCCAACGTAGTGTTTCAGGCGCAGCTCGGCAGCGTCTACGACAAGGCGGTACGGGTGTCGCAGCTGGCCGCTTCCATCGCGTCGCAGATCGGTGGCGATGCCGAGCGCGCCGCCCGCGCCGGCCTCCTCAGCAAGTGCGATCTGGCCACCGAAATGGTCGGCGAATTTCCCGAGCTTCAGGGCATTGCCGGCTATTACTACGCCCGTCACGACGGCGAGGCCGACGACGTCGCGCTCGCTCTCAACGAGCAGTACATGCCGCGCGGCGCCGGCGCTGAACTGCCGACTACCTTGACCGGTGCCGCCGTAGCACTGGCCGACAAGCTCGACACGCTGGTCGGCATCTTCGGCATCGGCATGTTGCCCACCGGCAGCAAGGATCCCTATGCGCTGCGCCGCGCGGCGCTGGGTGTGCTGCGCATCCTGATCGAGAAGCAGCTTGAGCTGAACCTGCACGGTGCCCTGCAGAACGCAGTCGAGCAGTACGGCGACCGCGTCACGCAGGACGGGCTGGTTGCACAGGTGCAGGACTTCATCTTCGACAGGCTGCGTGCGCGCTACGAAGACGAGGACATCGACGTAGCGGTATATCAGGCGGTTCGTGCTGTGGCTCCCGCTTCGCCGCTGGACTTCGATCAGCGGGTACAGGCCGTTCAGGCGTTTCGCCGGCTACCGGATGCCGCAGCGCTGGCTGCGGCGAACAAGCGGGTATCGAACATTCTCGCCAAGGCTGAAATGGGCATCAGCGAAGCGATCGATCCGACGCTGTTGCAGGAAGGCGCCGAGCAGGCACTAGCTGCCTCGATTCAACATGCGGAGCAGTCCATCGCTCCGCTGACGCAGCAGCGGGAATATCAGCGCACGCTGGAAACCCTGGCTACGTTGCGCGAGCCGGTCGATACCTATTTCGACCAGGTGATGGTCAACGTGGAAGACGATGCGGTGAAGGCCAACCGATACGCATTGCTGGCGCGGCT
- the glyQ gene encoding glycine--tRNA ligase subunit alpha, which produces MTHNNPAVRTFQGLILALQNYWAEKGCVILQPYDMEMGAGTFHTATFLRAIGPETWNAAYVQPSRRPADGRYGENPNRLQHYYQFQVVLKPNPEDIQELYLDSLRHIGVDPLVHDIRFVEDNWESPTLGAWGLGWEVWLNGMEVTQFTYFQQVGGVECYPVTGEITYGLERLAMYLQGVDSVYDLVYSDGPFGKVTYGDVFHQNEVEQSTYNFEHANVEKLFELFDFYEGEANRLMSADLPLPAYEMVIKASHTFNLLDARRAISVTERQRYILRVRSLARSIAQSYLHARARLGFPMAKPELRDEVLAKLKEAE; this is translated from the coding sequence GTGACTCACAACAATCCAGCCGTGCGCACCTTCCAGGGACTGATCCTGGCCCTGCAAAACTACTGGGCAGAGAAGGGGTGCGTGATCCTGCAACCCTATGACATGGAAATGGGCGCCGGTACGTTCCACACCGCCACCTTTCTGCGCGCGATCGGCCCGGAAACCTGGAACGCGGCCTACGTCCAGCCCAGCCGCCGCCCCGCTGATGGCCGTTACGGCGAGAACCCCAACCGCCTGCAGCACTACTATCAGTTCCAGGTAGTGCTCAAGCCCAATCCCGAGGACATCCAGGAGCTGTACCTGGACTCGCTGCGGCATATCGGTGTGGATCCGCTGGTGCACGACATCCGCTTCGTCGAGGACAACTGGGAGTCGCCGACCCTCGGTGCCTGGGGTTTGGGATGGGAAGTCTGGCTCAACGGCATGGAAGTCACGCAGTTCACCTATTTCCAGCAGGTGGGTGGAGTCGAATGCTATCCCGTCACCGGTGAGATCACCTACGGCCTGGAGCGCCTGGCCATGTATCTTCAGGGCGTCGACTCGGTCTACGACCTGGTGTATTCCGACGGCCCGTTCGGCAAGGTCACCTACGGCGACGTGTTCCACCAGAACGAGGTGGAGCAGTCGACCTATAACTTCGAGCACGCCAACGTCGAAAAGCTGTTCGAGCTGTTCGACTTCTACGAGGGCGAGGCGAACCGCCTGATGAGCGCCGACCTGCCGCTGCCAGCGTATGAGATGGTGATCAAAGCTTCGCACACCTTCAATCTGCTCGATGCCCGCCGTGCGATCTCGGTGACCGAGCGTCAGCGCTACATCCTGCGCGTACGCAGCCTGGCGCGTTCGATCGCGCAGAGTTATCTGCATGCCCGCGCCCGACTCGGCTTCCCCATGGCCAAACCCGAATTGCGTGACGAAGTACTGGCCAAACTGAAGGAGGCCGAATGA
- a CDS encoding DNA-3-methyladenine glycosylase I, with protein MVRCQWCSSDPVYQHYHDTEWGVPEYDAQKLFEKLLLDGFQAGLSWITILKKRDRYREVYRGFDPRFMADQDDDVLQALLQDPGIIRNRLKVYGARQNARAWLQLGQETDPGKWLWQFVGGQPKVNHFQSFAEVPAITREAENMSRALRKAGFTFVGPTICYAFMQATGMVMDHTADCFRYAELS; from the coding sequence GTGGTTCGCTGTCAGTGGTGTTCCAGTGACCCGGTCTATCAGCACTACCATGACACCGAATGGGGCGTGCCCGAGTACGACGCGCAGAAACTGTTCGAGAAGCTGCTGCTCGATGGCTTCCAGGCGGGCCTGTCTTGGATCACCATCCTCAAGAAGCGTGATCGCTACCGCGAGGTCTATCGCGGCTTCGACCCGCGGTTCATGGCCGATCAGGACGATGACGTGTTGCAAGCGCTCCTGCAGGACCCGGGCATCATCCGCAACCGGCTGAAAGTCTACGGTGCGCGGCAAAACGCCCGAGCCTGGCTGCAGCTCGGGCAGGAGACGGACCCAGGGAAGTGGTTGTGGCAGTTTGTCGGAGGGCAGCCGAAGGTTAACCATTTCCAGAGCTTTGCCGAGGTGCCGGCGATCACCCGCGAAGCAGAAAATATGAGCCGGGCGCTACGCAAGGCCGGTTTCACCTTCGTCGGGCCAACGATCTGCTATGCCTTCATGCAGGCGACGGGAATGGTCATGGACCATACCGCTGACTGTTTTCGTTATGCAGAGCTCAGCTGA
- a CDS encoding lysophospholipid acyltransferase, which yields MERLKGAIIVGFLKLFSLLPFSLAQRLGAGVGWLMWKLPNRSRDVVRINLEHCMPELSETDRSDLVRRTLLDTGRSFAESACAWMWPPQKTLRLIKEVEGEHLLEEALAADTGLVCITSHLGNWEVLNHYYCSKCSPIIFYRPPKQKAVDDLLKRQRSQLGNKVAASTREGIISVMKEVRRGGAVGIPADPEPALKSGVFVPFFGVQALTSKFVPSMLKNGQARALFLHCVRLPDNSGFKVILEAAPEGLYSSDETEAVSAMSAVIERYVRRWPSQYMWSMKRFKKRPPGEKKWY from the coding sequence GTGGAGCGGTTAAAGGGCGCAATCATCGTCGGCTTTCTCAAGCTTTTCTCGCTACTGCCGTTTTCGTTGGCGCAACGCCTGGGTGCTGGCGTGGGCTGGCTGATGTGGAAACTGCCCAACCGGTCCCGTGATGTGGTGCGCATCAATCTCGAGCACTGCATGCCGGAGCTCTCGGAAACCGATCGTAGCGACCTGGTACGTCGCACGCTGCTCGACACTGGCCGCAGCTTCGCCGAGAGCGCCTGCGCCTGGATGTGGCCACCGCAGAAGACGCTCAGGCTGATCAAGGAAGTGGAAGGTGAGCATCTGCTGGAAGAGGCGCTTGCCGCCGATACGGGGCTGGTATGCATCACCAGTCACCTGGGTAACTGGGAAGTGCTCAATCATTACTACTGCTCCAAATGCTCGCCGATCATTTTCTATCGCCCACCCAAGCAGAAGGCGGTGGATGATTTGCTCAAGCGTCAGCGCAGCCAACTGGGCAACAAGGTCGCCGCTTCGACCCGTGAGGGCATCATCAGCGTCATGAAAGAGGTACGTCGCGGCGGCGCGGTGGGGATTCCTGCCGATCCGGAGCCGGCACTCAAGAGTGGCGTATTCGTGCCCTTCTTCGGTGTGCAGGCGTTGACCAGCAAATTCGTCCCCAGCATGCTCAAGAACGGTCAGGCACGAGCCCTGTTCCTGCATTGCGTGCGGCTACCAGATAACTCCGGATTCAAGGTGATACTGGAAGCGGCGCCCGAGGGGCTTTACAGTAGCGATGAGACCGAGGCGGTAAGCGCCATGAGCGCAGTGATTGAACGCTATGTGAGACGTTGGCCCAGCCAGTACATGTGGTCGATGAAGCGCTTCAAGAAGCGGCCACCCGGCGAGAAGAAGTGGTACTGA
- a CDS encoding PilZ domain-containing protein encodes MANQRQYPRTAMRCRIKISHPQIGEVFGFTRDLSDGGVFVENADLAGLAPGTKVQGQVQDMPIEAPILAMQIQRVIPGEGAGMAFLDEDPI; translated from the coding sequence GTGGCCAACCAGCGACAGTATCCGCGCACTGCGATGCGTTGCCGCATCAAGATCAGTCATCCGCAGATCGGTGAGGTGTTCGGCTTCACGAGGGATTTGTCGGACGGCGGCGTCTTCGTCGAGAACGCCGACCTCGCCGGGCTTGCCCCAGGTACCAAGGTGCAAGGCCAGGTACAGGACATGCCCATCGAGGCCCCTATTCTGGCGATGCAGATCCAGCGAGTGATCCCCGGGGAAGGCGCCGGCATGGCGTTCCTCGACGAAGACCCGATCTGA
- a CDS encoding TrkH family potassium uptake protein produces the protein MQYSQIQRILGILLMLFSTSMLPSAGVGWFYGEQAREAFLVGFAVTALVGFLMWLPVRRQRNELRTRDGYLITVLFWLVLGLFGALPLYLLELPDLSVADSVFESFSGLTTTGATVITGLDTLPRALLFYRQQLQWFGGMGIIVLAVAILPLLGVGGMQLYRAEMPGPLKENKLTPRIAETAKVLWYIYAGLTLACALAYWAAGMTLFDAIGHSFSTVAIGGFSTHDASIGYFDSPLIEFICIIFMLISGINFALHFLSWRFRSLKNYWHDVECRTYLLILLGLFLICCVFLIHFQYFDVWTSIRYSAFQTVSIATTAGFGVTDFSAWPTVLPFLLLYASFIGACAGSTGGGMKVIRVILLYKQGTREIKRLLHTHGVFPVKLGGKPVPDRIVEAVWGFCAVYVFTFAVLFLILLGTGLDFVTAFSALAACINNLGPGLGEVSAHYGGLTATVKWILSFAMLLGRLEVFTLLVLLTPMFWRR, from the coding sequence ATGCAGTACTCGCAAATCCAGCGGATCCTCGGCATTTTGCTCATGCTGTTTTCCACCAGCATGCTGCCCTCGGCAGGCGTCGGCTGGTTCTACGGAGAACAGGCGCGTGAAGCCTTCCTGGTCGGCTTCGCAGTGACTGCCCTGGTCGGCTTTCTCATGTGGTTGCCGGTGCGCCGCCAGCGCAACGAGCTGCGGACCCGCGACGGCTATCTGATAACGGTGTTGTTCTGGCTGGTTCTCGGCCTGTTCGGGGCGCTGCCGCTGTACCTGCTGGAGCTGCCGGACCTCAGCGTGGCGGATTCGGTGTTCGAATCCTTCTCGGGACTGACTACTACCGGGGCGACGGTCATCACCGGCCTCGACACGCTGCCCCGCGCGCTGCTGTTCTACCGACAGCAGCTGCAATGGTTCGGCGGCATGGGGATCATCGTGCTGGCGGTGGCGATCCTGCCATTGCTGGGTGTCGGCGGCATGCAGCTGTATCGTGCGGAGATGCCCGGTCCGCTGAAGGAGAACAAACTCACCCCGCGTATCGCCGAAACCGCCAAGGTGCTCTGGTATATCTACGCCGGGCTGACCCTGGCGTGCGCCCTGGCTTACTGGGCGGCAGGCATGACGCTGTTCGATGCGATCGGCCATAGCTTTTCCACGGTGGCGATCGGCGGCTTTTCCACCCACGATGCGAGTATCGGTTACTTCGATAGTCCGCTTATCGAGTTCATCTGCATCATTTTCATGCTGATTTCCGGGATCAACTTCGCCCTGCACTTCCTCTCGTGGCGCTTCCGCTCGCTGAAAAACTACTGGCACGACGTGGAGTGCCGGACCTACCTGTTGATTCTGCTCGGCCTGTTCCTGATCTGCTGCGTGTTTCTGATCCATTTCCAGTATTTCGACGTCTGGACCTCGATCCGCTATAGCGCCTTCCAAACGGTATCCATCGCCACCACCGCCGGCTTTGGCGTGACAGACTTCTCGGCCTGGCCAACGGTGCTGCCATTCCTGCTGCTCTACGCCAGCTTCATCGGGGCCTGCGCCGGCTCTACCGGGGGCGGGATGAAAGTGATTCGCGTGATTCTGCTGTACAAGCAGGGCACGCGCGAAATCAAGCGGCTGTTGCATACCCACGGCGTTTTCCCGGTCAAGCTGGGCGGCAAGCCCGTGCCGGACCGGATAGTCGAAGCGGTATGGGGATTCTGCGCGGTGTACGTGTTCACCTTCGCCGTGCTGTTTCTGATCCTGCTCGGCACCGGCCTGGACTTCGTTACCGCGTTCTCGGCGCTGGCCGCCTGTATCAACAACCTCGGCCCGGGGTTGGGCGAGGTCTCCGCACACTACGGTGGGCTGACGGCGACGGTTAAATGGATCCTCAGCTTCGCCATGCTGCTCGGGCGTCTGGAAGTGTTCACCCTGCTGGTGCTGCTGACACCGATGTTCTGGCGGCGCTAG
- the trkA gene encoding Trk system potassium transporter TrkA, whose amino-acid sequence MKIIILGAGQVGGSLAAELASEANDITVIDTDAVRLRELGDRLDIRTVVGRGSFPTVLRQAGADDADMLIAVTSSDETNMIACQVAYTLFRTPTKIARIRESAYLTRGGLFHNEAVPIDVLISPEQAVTTYVKRLIETPGALQVLDFAEGKVQLVAVRAFYGGPLVGQELRFLRQHMPGVDTRVAAIFRKDRPILPQGDTVIEADDEVFFIAATPDIRAVMSELRRLEKNHKRVVIAGGGNIGERLAEAIETRYQVKIIEMNKARADYLSQNLDRTVVLHGSASDRELLIEENIEEADIFCAVTNDDEANIMSAMLAKRLGARKVMALINNPAYVDLVQGGEIDIAISPSQATIGTLLAHVRRGDIVNVYSLRRGAAEAIEAVAHGDARSSKVVGKAIRDIDLPPGTTIGAIVRNEQVLIAHDSTVIESDDHVILFVIDKKHIRDVERLFQVGLTFF is encoded by the coding sequence ATGAAAATCATCATCCTCGGCGCGGGGCAGGTGGGCGGCAGCCTGGCGGCAGAGCTGGCCAGCGAAGCCAATGACATAACGGTGATCGATACCGATGCGGTCCGTCTGCGCGAACTCGGCGACCGGCTGGACATTCGTACCGTCGTCGGTCGTGGCTCGTTCCCCACCGTTCTGCGTCAGGCCGGCGCGGACGATGCCGACATGCTCATCGCCGTGACCAGCAGCGACGAGACCAACATGATCGCCTGCCAGGTGGCCTACACCCTGTTTCGCACACCGACGAAAATTGCCCGGATACGCGAGTCGGCCTACCTGACCCGTGGCGGCCTGTTCCATAACGAAGCGGTGCCGATCGACGTCCTGATCAGCCCCGAGCAGGCCGTGACCACCTACGTGAAGCGTCTGATCGAAACGCCCGGCGCTTTGCAGGTGCTGGATTTCGCCGAAGGAAAGGTACAGCTGGTGGCGGTACGCGCCTTCTACGGCGGGCCGCTTGTCGGTCAGGAGCTGCGCTTTCTGCGCCAGCACATGCCTGGCGTGGATACGCGGGTAGCGGCAATCTTCCGCAAAGACAGACCCATCCTGCCGCAGGGCGACACGGTGATCGAAGCCGACGATGAAGTGTTCTTCATTGCCGCCACACCTGACATCCGTGCAGTGATGAGTGAGCTGCGCCGGCTGGAAAAGAACCACAAGCGCGTCGTCATCGCTGGCGGTGGCAACATCGGCGAGCGCCTGGCCGAGGCGATCGAGACCCGTTATCAGGTCAAGATCATCGAAATGAACAAGGCGCGTGCCGATTATCTCTCGCAGAATCTCGACCGCACCGTGGTGCTGCACGGCAGCGCTTCGGACCGCGAGCTGCTGATAGAAGAGAACATCGAGGAAGCCGACATCTTCTGTGCCGTCACCAACGATGACGAAGCCAACATCATGTCGGCGATGCTGGCCAAGCGGCTTGGTGCACGCAAGGTCATGGCATTGATCAACAATCCGGCGTATGTCGATCTGGTGCAAGGCGGGGAGATCGACATCGCCATTTCCCCGTCGCAAGCAACCATAGGTACGCTGCTCGCGCACGTGCGCCGGGGCGATATCGTCAACGTCTATTCCTTGCGCCGCGGTGCAGCGGAGGCGATCGAGGCCGTCGCGCACGGCGATGCGCGCTCCTCGAAAGTGGTCGGGAAGGCTATTCGGGATATCGACCTCCCGCCGGGCACGACCATCGGTGCCATCGTCCGAAATGAGCAGGTATTGATCGCGCACGATTCGACGGTGATCGAGTCTGACGACCACGTGATTCTCTTCGTGATCGACAAGAAACACATCCGCGACGTCGAACGGCTGTTCCAGGTCGGGTTGACCTTTTTCTGA
- the rsmB gene encoding 16S rRNA (cytosine(967)-C(5))-methyltransferase RsmB: protein MNPRLAAARALAAVSAGKASLGSSLPPQLRNVAARDQALTQELAFGTARWWPRLDILANSLLDKPLKPAEVELQALLLVGLYQLLYMRIPAHAAISETVSAANALKKPWARGMLNAVLRRAQREADERLPTLERDPVVVTAHPRWMQKRLKADWPEQWLDICAANNLHPPMTLRVNARHGTREAYLARLKEAGITAHPAPYSPSGVTLGEPCDVQLLPGFAEGHVSVQDEAAQLAAPLLESSAGQRVLDACCAPGGKTGHILEQRDDLDELVALDAEPLRLERVRENLQRLRLHASLVAADGRDLAKWWDGQPFDRILLDAPCSATGVIRRHPDIKLTRQPDDIDRLAALQGELLDRLWQTLAVGGILVYATCSILPQENSEVIQTFLEREPGARELPIAAAFGIAQPCGRQLLPQPGGHDGFYLAKLIKIAASGRHDGYTAANKETSIS, encoded by the coding sequence GTGAATCCAAGGCTGGCAGCCGCCCGTGCGCTCGCCGCGGTAAGTGCAGGCAAAGCCTCGCTCGGCAGCAGCCTGCCGCCGCAACTGCGCAACGTAGCCGCCCGGGACCAGGCACTCACCCAGGAATTGGCCTTCGGCACCGCACGCTGGTGGCCGCGGCTGGACATTCTCGCCAACAGCCTTCTGGACAAGCCGCTGAAGCCGGCCGAAGTCGAGCTACAGGCATTACTCCTCGTCGGGCTCTATCAACTGCTATACATGCGTATCCCGGCCCACGCCGCCATCAGCGAAACCGTCAGCGCAGCCAATGCCCTGAAAAAGCCGTGGGCGCGCGGCATGCTTAATGCCGTGCTTCGCCGTGCACAGCGCGAAGCAGATGAGCGGTTGCCGACCCTGGAACGCGACCCGGTAGTGGTCACCGCGCATCCGCGCTGGATGCAGAAGCGACTCAAGGCCGACTGGCCTGAGCAGTGGCTGGATATCTGCGCAGCGAACAACCTGCATCCGCCAATGACCTTGCGCGTCAATGCCCGGCACGGCACTCGGGAGGCCTATCTGGCCAGGCTGAAAGAAGCCGGTATCACCGCGCATCCGGCGCCTTACAGTCCATCCGGTGTAACGCTGGGAGAGCCCTGCGATGTACAGCTGCTGCCCGGCTTCGCCGAAGGTCATGTCAGCGTACAGGACGAAGCGGCGCAGCTCGCCGCACCGCTTCTGGAAAGCTCGGCCGGTCAACGTGTACTGGACGCCTGCTGTGCGCCGGGCGGCAAGACCGGACACATCCTCGAACAGCGAGATGATCTCGACGAGCTGGTCGCACTGGACGCTGAACCGCTGCGCCTGGAACGGGTACGCGAGAATCTTCAGCGCCTGCGTCTGCACGCCTCGCTGGTTGCCGCCGACGGGCGCGATCTGGCGAAGTGGTGGGATGGGCAGCCGTTCGACCGCATCCTGCTCGATGCGCCCTGCTCGGCCACTGGCGTGATCCGCCGCCATCCGGACATCAAACTTACGCGCCAGCCAGACGATATCGACCGCCTCGCCGCGCTACAGGGCGAGCTGCTTGATCGGTTGTGGCAGACCCTGGCGGTGGGCGGCATCCTGGTCTACGCCACCTGCTCGATCCTGCCGCAGGAAAACAGTGAGGTCATCCAGACATTCCTCGAACGCGAACCGGGCGCCCGCGAACTGCCCATTGCCGCTGCGTTCGGTATAGCCCAGCCGTGCGGTCGCCAGCTGCTACCGCAGCCGGGCGGTCATGACGGCTTCTACCTGGCCAAACTGATCAAGATCGCCGCCAGCGGCAGGCACGACGGCTACACTGCTGCCAACAAGGAGACGAGCATTTCATGA
- the fmt gene encoding methionyl-tRNA formyltransferase, producing the protein MKLQHATPDRLRLVFAGTPEFAAAHLAALLDAGFDIVAVYTQPDRPAGRGHKLAMSAVKQLALQHDLPVYQPEKLRDPDAQAKLAALKPDLMVVVAYGLILPQAVLDIPRLGCINSHASLLPRWRGAAPIQRAIEAGDAESGVTVMQMEAGLDTGPMLLKVATPISPSDTGGILHDRLAELGPPAVVEAINGLAAGSLQGEPQDDTQATYAHKLGKADARIDWSRRTDELDCLIRAFNPWPLAHARWQDQPLKVWQAKPETGTGQPGQILDCSRAGLLVACGDQALRLTRLQLPGGKPLDFADLYNARRDQFVVGSLLDNGL; encoded by the coding sequence ATGAAGCTTCAGCACGCCACACCCGACCGCCTTCGCCTGGTATTCGCCGGGACCCCGGAGTTCGCCGCCGCTCACCTGGCAGCGTTGCTCGACGCCGGCTTCGATATCGTAGCCGTGTACACCCAGCCTGACCGCCCCGCCGGCCGTGGCCACAAGCTGGCCATGAGCGCGGTAAAGCAGCTTGCCCTGCAACACGATCTGCCGGTGTACCAGCCGGAGAAGCTGCGTGATCCGGACGCCCAGGCCAAACTGGCGGCATTGAAGCCGGACCTTATGGTGGTTGTGGCCTACGGGTTGATCCTGCCGCAGGCCGTGCTGGATATCCCCCGGCTCGGCTGTATCAACAGCCATGCTTCGCTGTTACCGCGCTGGCGTGGCGCCGCGCCGATTCAGCGCGCCATCGAAGCCGGCGATGCCGAGAGCGGGGTGACCGTCATGCAGATGGAGGCCGGTCTGGATACCGGACCAATGCTGCTCAAGGTAGCTACACCCATCAGCCCCAGCGACACCGGAGGCATTCTGCATGACCGTCTGGCGGAGCTCGGCCCGCCGGCGGTCGTCGAAGCGATCAACGGACTGGCCGCCGGCTCGCTGCAGGGCGAGCCGCAGGACGATACGCAGGCCACCTACGCCCATAAGCTGGGCAAGGCCGATGCGCGCATCGACTGGTCGCGTCGTACCGATGAGCTCGACTGCCTGATCCGCGCCTTCAATCCCTGGCCGTTGGCCCATGCGCGCTGGCAGGACCAGCCGCTCAAGGTGTGGCAGGCCAAGCCGGAAACCGGAACAGGCCAACCCGGGCAGATTCTCGACTGCAGCCGGGCCGGCCTTCTCGTCGCCTGCGGCGACCAGGCACTGCGTCTGACCCGCCTGCAGCTGCCCGGCGGCAAGCCTCTGGACTTCGCCGACCTGTACAACGCCCGACGCGATCAGTTTGTTGTCGGTAGCCTGTTGGACAACGGCCTGTGA
- the def gene encoding peptide deformylase — translation MAILNILEFPDPRLRTIAKPVVAVDDRIRQLVDDMFETMYAAPGIGLAATQVNVHERVVVIDVSEDNSEPLVFINPEFEPLTEDLEEMQEGCLSVPGFYETVTRPERVRVKALGRDGQPFEMICEGLLAVCIQHECDHLNGKLFVDYISNLKRDRIRKKLEKLHKQQASA, via the coding sequence ATGGCTATTTTGAATATTCTGGAATTCCCCGACCCGCGCCTGCGTACCATCGCAAAGCCCGTCGTCGCGGTGGACGACCGCATCCGGCAACTGGTCGACGACATGTTCGAGACCATGTACGCCGCGCCAGGGATTGGTTTGGCTGCAACTCAGGTGAACGTCCACGAGCGCGTGGTGGTCATCGACGTGTCCGAAGACAACAGCGAGCCGCTGGTTTTCATCAACCCCGAGTTCGAGCCGCTGACCGAAGACCTGGAAGAGATGCAGGAAGGTTGTCTGTCCGTGCCCGGCTTCTACGAAACCGTCACCCGGCCCGAACGTGTTCGCGTCAAGGCGTTGGGTCGAGACGGGCAACCGTTCGAGATGATTTGCGAAGGGTTGCTCGCGGTGTGCATCCAGCACGAGTGTGATCACCTGAACGGCAAGCTGTTCGTCGACTATATTTCCAACCTCAAGCGCGATCGCATCCGCAAGAAGCTGGAAAAGCTGCACAAGCAGCAGGCCAGCGCCTGA